The genomic interval GCTCTCCACGTCGACATGACCAGGTAGAGGAAGCGATGCCTTCCTTGTCGAAAGGAGAGTTGGGATGGAATCGAACGAATTCACTGTGGCGCTCTTTGCGTTCTCGCCCGAAGGCATTCGCCTTCTCGCCCGCAGTGCTGACCCCGGGCTCGTGGATTCGGTCCGCGAACTCCTGACCGCTGAGCGCAGGCGGGATCTCGCTCGGCTGTGCGGCAGCCCGGTGAGAGCAGTTTTAGCGGGCGATCGTGCGTCTGATGGCGACAGCGGAACGAGCAAATGAGCGGAACCGACAAAACGAAGGGCCGCCGGCTGGCACCAGCGACCCATTCGGGCGCTTGGAGATTGAACATGTTGAAAGATACCAAAATTGGCGGAATGAGTAGCGAGGAAGCGGACCTCCGCGCAGAAATCGGAGAACTCAACGATTTCGACTTTGGTCGGCAACGCAGCGACATCGCGTGTCGTCACAGAATTTCATTCAAGACTCTCGATCGAATCTACGCCGAGGAACATAAGCCGCTCCGGAAGGCGCGAAGTGGCCTGACCCTGACTGAAATCGAACTGTGGCCGGAGGTTGTGGACGGGGCGGACATGCTGGACGGCCTGTCGAAGGCCATCCGGCGCTTTATCGTCCTTGATCCCGAGTCATGCGATGCCGTCGCGCTATGGATCGCCCATGCGCACGCTCATGGGGCATTCGCAATCTCGCCGATTCTTCTGATAACCGCCCCAACCAAGGGTTGTGGGAAAAGTACGTTGCTGGATGTAATCGCTCGTGTGGTCCCGCGTCCACTCTTGAGCGCGGCAACGACTGCTGCGGCGCTTTATCGGAGTGCCGAGCGCATTCCCACAATTTTGTGCGATGAAGGGGACACCTACCTGAGTAGCGATATGCGGCTGGTCACGTTCTTCAACGCGGGTCATCGTCGCGGAGTTCCATTTCGTCTCTGCGAGGGTGAGGACAACCGGCCACGTGAATATCCCTCGTGGTGCCCGAAGGCCATTGCGCAGATCGGATTGCCGAGAGTGCCGCAGATCATCGATCGGTCGATCGTTGTCGAACTGCGCCGCAAGCGTCCCTCGGAACAGTGCAGAGAGTTTTCGTTTCTTGAGTCCTACCCGGATATTCACGAGGTTGCGAGGCGCTGTGCACGATGGACGGACGACATTATGGAGACGCTAGGGGGAATGCGCCCCGTACTTCCGCAGGGATTCGAGAATCGGCTGGCAGATAATTGGCGCCCCCTGTTCGCAATCGCAGAGGCTGCCGGTGGCGATTGGCCAAACCGTGCGCGCCGGGCCGCCTCTGCACTCGGGGAGATAGTGGACGATGACTTGGAGATCATGCTGTTAGAGGACTTTCGGGAGATTTTTGACGATCGAGATTTCGCGTTTACGGAGCAGGCAGTCAGTTTTCTCAATGGTATGTCGGAGCGACCTTGGAATTCGCTTCGACAGGGACGTGGAATCGACGGAAATCGGGTCGCAAGAATGTTGCGAGGCTTCGGCATCCAGCCAGAGCGAATCCAGAATGGGAGCACACGAAGACGTGGCTATCAACCTGGGCAATTCACCGAGGTGTGGTCGCGGTATCTCGAAGGTTCAAAGGATGGAGAGAGCCGGAACAGCTTCTTGGACCCGTCCGACCCGTCCAGCTTGTCCGCTGATCTGGGCCTACTGGACACAGTGGACGGGAGGGACGGACCAGCTTCAGGGCCGTCTGTTGAGTCGGAGCTTGGAGCCGGAACGTGAAAAGCACTCAGCAAACGATCGAACCGCTTCGAGTGGCTCTCCGTCCACGCGAGGCCGCAGAAGCGCTGGGTATTAGCGAGCGGAAGCTGCGTGATTTACTCCCTGAACTCCCGCATCTCCGCTTGGGCGGCGTAGTTCTGATTCCCATTACTGAACTCAAAGACTGGCTTGCGGAACGAGCGAAAACCGCTGTGGCCGAGTCCAAGACAGCTGACGAAATTCTTTCAAGCCTGAAACGCCGAAGACCGTGATGGTTTCGGTATGGTTCAGTTGGAGGTAGTGCCGTGGCAGCGAAAGTCCGTTGGTATCGCGATGCCTGGTGGGTCCGCACCCATGCGCATGGCCGCCGGAGCGACAAGCGGCTCGGCCCGACGAAGGCGGACAAAATTCACGCGCAGACGATCGCGAGGGAAATCAACGCCAAGCTCGTTCTGGGCAATTATCAATCCCACCCTCCCGAGAAACAGGATCAAATCACGTTCCAAGACTTCGCTGAGCTTTGGCTCTCCCGGGAGATCGACCTTCCCTTCGAGCGTCGCTCCGCTGGCCATGTTGCGGCCGGCACTGCACGCACCTACCGACTCCAGATCGAGAAACATCTCGTTCCGTTCTTCGACGATTTCGATCTCCGTACTTTCAAGCGAAGCGACATCCAGCGATTTTATGATCACTGCATCGATTCGGGCAGACCCAGGAGCCCGAAATCGATCGATATGGCGATCAACGTGCTGCGCATGATCCTGGGCTATGCAGAGGGTCAGGAGTTGATCGAGACCAACCCCGTAGAAGCCTGGAAGCGTGGACGGAAGCGCCGGAGGGCTTCTTCGACTGTGACCAAGATCGAGCGCACCAAGGTATTCACCGCCGAGGAATTGACCGACCTTCTGAACCTGGCCGCCGAAGAGTTCACCGAGCACCATCCCTTGCTGCTGTTCTTGGCCCACACGGGGGCGAGAATCGGCGAGGCGTCGGCACTTCGCTGGGAAGACGTAGATCTCGAAGGCGGGACCGCCCGAATTGCGCGAAGTTTTTCGAGCGATATCGAACTCGGTCCGACCAAGACGGGTCGCGAGCGCATCGTCGAACTCTCGAACGATCTAGTGCACACACTCGCGAGGTTCCAACCCAACGTGTTTCCGATCCCAGAAGGCTTGTTGGTGTTCCCAGCCGAGAATGGTGGATTTCTCAGGGCAGCGAACTTCCGCGAACGAGTCTTCAAGAAGTTGGTCCGAGCGACCGTCGGCCCTCACCGGGGTTTGTCTCCCCATTCACTGCGCCACACCTGGGCGAGCCTCCACATGGCCCGGAGCACGCCGCTAAAGTGGATTCAGGAGCAGGGTGGATGGGCCTCAGCGAAGGTCTTGCTCGACACCTACGGCCACTTCATGCCGAGTGAATCGCACGGGTATGCGGACGCAATCATGGGTTCAAACGGCTCTGGGACGGCTCCAACTCTCAGGGCCGCCAATGACCTCAACGACCAACCCGCTCAACCCCCCGAAACTGCAGAAGATCTCACCACCCGCCCCTTCGCGATCAATCCCAGATCCCCGATCATGCACTTAACAGAGCCGCCGCCCTTCTTTAGAAATTCGCTCACGTCGACGGTGATGGGGGTGACGCCGCGATCGCGGACCTGATCCTGCAATCGATCGGATACGCCCATGGGCATGACCAGGAAGCAGTCTCCTTCGCGTTCGTAGCTGAAGGAATTTGCTGCGTAGTGTTGGGCGTCTTCTTTGGACAGTTCGAGGATGTGATCTTTGAAGTGTTTTGTGAGTCGCTTCATGTCGTCGACATCGATCGCGTCGCGGTAGACCATCAACTCGCGGCGGCTCGGCCCGAAGGCGCATAGTGCGGTGTCGCCGTGGTAGTGCGCTTCCAACACGAGACCAACCTTGATGATCGGGGTCGGGGCAATCTTGGGCGCCAGCAGGGTTTCCACCCGAACGTCGGTGCGAAACCCGTATACCCGTTTCCAGGGCGGGATGGCGAGAGTCGGCACGAAGCGCTGAATCTCGAGCGCACCGTGGGTAAAGAGATAGACGTCGCCGGCTGGAAAGAAATCGGCTTCGCCCTCGAAGCGGTACTGCTCGTCGATCTCGGAGATCAAGAAGCCTTCGGCTTCGAGCACCCGGCGGTAGTGGGCCTTCTCTCCGGCGCGAGTCGGTAGCAGGTTTGAAAGGGTGAAGACCTTTGACTTGACGCTGTCGGGATGGTCGACATCACTCTGGCATCCCGCGTTTGCGGGATAGACGAGTCCCGGTTGCTCCGGGTCGGGCGGTACGACGATGACCCGGATGTCGAGATCTTCGAGGGTGTGCTTGAGGCCGCGCCATTGTTCGATCGCCCGCTCGCGATCTACTTTGCGCAGCGTACCCCAGCGCGTACGGGTGTGGGGGTTGGCGCCGCCCTGGACGCTGAAGTGGGACGGGTCGCCCATCAAGACCGTGCGCTGGTAGTCGCAGTCCTGGTGTTCGTTGTCGATCTGCACCTACTCGTCCTTTACTTAGCCCTTTACCCGTCCTTGGGCCTGGGAAAGCCGGGTGGCAAACTGTTCGGGCTGAATCCACCTTCGCTCTCGAGATGTGCCTGGGTGTAGGTTGTATAGATAGAAGCAGTAATGCCGGCGGGCCGGTCGTTGCCGCTCTTCCCCAGTCCGCCAAAGGGTAGCTTGCCACTCGCTCCGGTGGTCCCCTTGTTCCAGTTCAAGATTCCAGTGCGAATGCGACCCACGCTGTAGTCGAAGCTACGTCGCTCTCGAGTGAAGACCGCTGCGGCCAACCCGTAATCTGAATCGTTGATGGCCGCGATCGCTTCGTCGAGGTCGCTGATCGGATAGAGAGCCGCCTCGGGTCCAAAAATTTCCTCGCGCTTGTAGGGATGGTCCTGGTCTGCGTTATGAAAACGCATGAGTCCGGGGCCCACGTAGGGTGAGGGAAGCCCGGGATCGACGTGAAGGATTCTTTCGCCTCCGGCCGTGAGTGCGAACTCTCGATAGTGTTCGACTTTTGCGGCTGCCCCCTTGGAGATCAGCGGGCCCATGAAGACACCGTCATCAAACGGGTGACCGATTCGAATCTCTCGCAGGGTTGCGATCAACTTGTCGGCAAATTCATCGGCGATCGATTGCGCTACGAAGATCCGGCTCGCGCAGGTGCAGCGTTGTCCCGTGCTGACGCAGATCGATAGCGCGGTCTCCGCGACTGCGAGGTCGAGTTCGGCATCGTCGAGCACCGCGATCGCGTTCTTGCCTCCCATCTCCAGGGCCAGGATCTTGTGCGGCTGGTCGAGCACCGCCTCCGCGATTTCACGCCCCACGGCATAGGAGCCGGTAAAGAGAATGCCGTCAACTTCCGGGGCCTCGGCGAGAGCGCGACCCGTATCGGCACCGCCTTGAAC from Myxococcales bacterium carries:
- a CDS encoding DUF3631 domain-containing protein; amino-acid sequence: MLKDTKIGGMSSEEADLRAEIGELNDFDFGRQRSDIACRHRISFKTLDRIYAEEHKPLRKARSGLTLTEIELWPEVVDGADMLDGLSKAIRRFIVLDPESCDAVALWIAHAHAHGAFAISPILLITAPTKGCGKSTLLDVIARVVPRPLLSAATTAAALYRSAERIPTILCDEGDTYLSSDMRLVTFFNAGHRRGVPFRLCEGEDNRPREYPSWCPKAIAQIGLPRVPQIIDRSIVVELRRKRPSEQCREFSFLESYPDIHEVARRCARWTDDIMETLGGMRPVLPQGFENRLADNWRPLFAIAEAAGGDWPNRARRAASALGEIVDDDLEIMLLEDFREIFDDRDFAFTEQAVSFLNGMSERPWNSLRQGRGIDGNRVARMLRGFGIQPERIQNGSTRRRGYQPGQFTEVWSRYLEGSKDGESRNSFLDPSDPSSLSADLGLLDTVDGRDGPASGPSVESELGAGT
- a CDS encoding helix-turn-helix domain-containing protein; this translates as MKSTQQTIEPLRVALRPREAAEALGISERKLRDLLPELPHLRLGGVVLIPITELKDWLAERAKTAVAESKTADEILSSLKRRRP
- a CDS encoding site-specific integrase; protein product: MAAKVRWYRDAWWVRTHAHGRRSDKRLGPTKADKIHAQTIAREINAKLVLGNYQSHPPEKQDQITFQDFAELWLSREIDLPFERRSAGHVAAGTARTYRLQIEKHLVPFFDDFDLRTFKRSDIQRFYDHCIDSGRPRSPKSIDMAINVLRMILGYAEGQELIETNPVEAWKRGRKRRRASSTVTKIERTKVFTAEELTDLLNLAAEEFTEHHPLLLFLAHTGARIGEASALRWEDVDLEGGTARIARSFSSDIELGPTKTGRERIVELSNDLVHTLARFQPNVFPIPEGLLVFPAENGGFLRAANFRERVFKKLVRATVGPHRGLSPHSLRHTWASLHMARSTPLKWIQEQGGWASAKVLLDTYGHFMPSESHGYADAIMGSNGSGTAPTLRAANDLNDQPAQPPETAEDLTTRPFAINPRSPIMHLTEPPPFFRNSLTSTVMGVTPRSRT
- a CDS encoding aldehyde dehydrogenase family protein, with protein sequence MLISTSPAEPERELGRFPIADAAKVRAAVDRAKHAFPDWRDAGFDKRAAVLRRFRDIASERVDEFARLIALESGKALWDANGEAKLIAAKVDTSLGLGMEQVSVQDVGGGARATHHPRGVLAVYGPFNFPAHLPNGHIVPALATGNTVVFKPSDLTPATGAFMAQLWEDAGLPRGVLEIVQGGADTGRALAEAPEVDGILFTGSYAVGREIAEAVLDQPHKILALEMGGKNAIAVLDDAELDLAVAETALSICVSTGQRCTCASRIFVAQSIADEFADKLIATLREIRIGHPFDDGVFMGPLISKGAAAKVEHYREFALTAGGERILHVDPGLPSPYVGPGLMRFHNADQDHPYKREEIFGPEAALYPISDLDEAIAAINDSDYGLAAAVFTRERRSFDYSVGRIRTGILNWNKGTTGASGKLPFGGLGKSGNDRPAGITASIYTTYTQAHLESEGGFSPNSLPPGFPRPKDG